In Chryseobacterium gleum, a single genomic region encodes these proteins:
- a CDS encoding DUF1896 domain-containing protein encodes MSTQQKDLSYFRLRLQEHLNSSFPEKANDQKFIDQRSSWAANAYEGAFRSGNAIDQCDEIANYILFEGLHFSKFDTVFQVVCNEFATIMADKELRPFALKMFPICEPVFAKYKLTDDFAYGYEFDVLYTELTGTIAIWIEDNGLQ; translated from the coding sequence AGACTTGTCGTATTTCCGTTTACGACTGCAAGAACACCTTAACAGTAGCTTTCCCGAAAAAGCCAACGACCAAAAGTTTATCGACCAGCGTTCCTCGTGGGCTGCCAATGCCTACGAGGGTGCGTTCCGCTCCGGCAATGCTATCGACCAATGTGATGAGATTGCCAATTACATACTCTTTGAGGGCTTGCACTTCTCAAAGTTTGATACGGTTTTTCAGGTCGTATGCAATGAGTTCGCCACCATTATGGCAGACAAGGAACTACGACCGTTCGCCCTTAAAATGTTTCCAATCTGTGAGCCTGTATTTGCAAAGTATAAACTAACCGATGATTTCGCCTACGGTTACGAGTTTGATGTCCTCTATACCGAACTGACGGGAACAATCGCAATATGGATTGAAGATAATGGGCTTCAGTAA